A section of the Phaseolus vulgaris cultivar G19833 chromosome 8, P. vulgaris v2.0, whole genome shotgun sequence genome encodes:
- the LOC137827041 gene encoding uncharacterized protein isoform X2, translated as MKTRNSEMKITVLSTVLLGCFLVITVQGDSSARVVPAGKVGYKHKLGVSAQEESFVRGGAGHVRKIGLGGKKFSRKEVKYVDFENGKRADGETSKISGATYSDGICNHNAGLKPSGSRDQKNDAQFVIMGRKQYLKSTKYVIPRSDSTSTNPKSCSQDCNSEQEVFEEARKSSGEKDETQRFAEAAKEIASLIYKDYKGKPSHRPPINNQEPRN; from the exons atGAAAACAAGAAACAGTGAGATGAAGATCACGGTGCTCTCAACAGTTTTACTAGGATGTTTCTTGGTCATCACTGTCCAAGGGGATTCTTCAGCAAGAGTTGTTCCAGCag GTAAGGTAGGATACAAACACAAGCTTGGAGTGTCTGCTCAAGAG GAATCATTTGTGAGAGGTGGAGCTGGTCATGTGAGGAAGATAGGACTTGGAGGGAAGAAATTCAGCAGAAAGGAAGTGAAATATGTTGATTTTGAGAATGGAAAAAGAGCAGATGGAGAGACTTCAAAGATTTCAGGTGCAACCTATTCTGATGGAATAT GTAACCATAATGCTGGTTTGAAGCCTTCTGGATCACGAGACCAAAAGAATGATGCTCAG TTTGTGATAATGGGGCGAAAACAATATTTGAAATCCACCAAATATGTTATCCCAAGGAGTGATTCCACCAGCACTAACCCGAAGTCATGTTCACAAGATTGCAATTCTGAACAAGAAGTTTTTGAAGAAGCAAGAAAAAGTAGTGGTGAAAAAGATGAGACACAGAGATTTGCTGAGGCTGCAAAAGAGATTGCAAGCCTGATATACAAGGATTATAAGGGAAAACCAAGTCACAGGCCACCCATCAATAACCAAGAGCCTAGAAACTGA
- the LOC137823968 gene encoding phosphatidylinositol 4-kinase gamma 7-like, with amino-acid sequence MYPDLDACLHDEMVVATFKGPHSQCCGNKKMERKPSGRRRVFVQTDTGCVLGMELDRSDNAHTVKRKLQVAFNVPTQESSLICGDMVLKNDLSVVRNDSPLLLTKTFLNRSSSTPCLSPTGRDLQQRDQGRPIEVIGCSDMFTGTKQLAKDIMKAIKIGIEPIPIQGGLGGAYYFRNSNGENVAIVKPTDEEPYAPNNPKGFVGKALGQPGLKRSVRVGETGFREVAAYLLDHDHFANVPCTALVKVRHSIFNVNDRVNGSMHHNKKQISKIASLQQFIPHDFDASDYGTFSFPVAAVHRIGILDVRILNTDRHAGNLLVRKLEGFGRFDQAELFPIDHGLCLPESLEDPYFEWIHWPQASIPFSEDELSYIYNLDPFRDSEMLRMELPMIREACLRVLVLCTIFLKEAAAFGLCLAEIGEMMSREFQGHEEEPSELELICIETKKQLDQEELFSFEAEVVDKDVIQFELECEVQDLNFNANVEEKLSVISPFQVGARNGVIRNTLSKLEESVMEEEEEGGSEGELPPLGGDEYNGPVGNGVPNVSNLSLSVKNTRTGEKAWQQSGVKQKSGFLAGTSSGNTTVNDLPASSSFVKLTDMDEDKWNQFLENFQKRLIPAFSNCKRRNVSKKQRQRLGTSCQF; translated from the coding sequence ATGTATCCTGATTTGGACGCCTGTTTACATGATGAGATGGTGGTTGCAACCTTCAAAGGACCTCATAGTCAGTGTTGTGGGAATAAGAAAATGGAAAGAAAGCCTTCTGGGAGAAGACGTGTATTTGTTCAGACTGATACTGGGTGTGTTTTGGGAATGGAATTAGATAGAAGTGACAATGCCCATACTGTGAAAAGGAAGTTACAAGTTGCATTCAATGTTCCAACTCAGGAAAGCTCACTTATATGCGGGGACATGGTCCTGAAGAATGACCTAAGTGTGGTTAGAAATGATTCTCCTCTTCTTCTCACTAAAACTTTTTTAAATAGGAGTTCATCTACCCCATGCCTTTCACCTACTGGCAGGGATCTTCAGCAGAGGGATCAGGGTAGACCAATAGAGGTTATAGGTTGCTCAGATATGTTTACAGGAACCAAACAACTAGCTAAGGATATTATGAAGGCAATAAAAATTGGCATTGAACCAATCCCCATTCAGGGTGGATTAGGTGGTGCATATTATTTTCGGAATAGTAACGGTGAAAATGTTGCTATTGTGAAACCGACTGATGAGGAACCTTATGCACCAAACAACCCTAAAGGTTTTGTTGGCAAGGCTCTTGGACAACCAGGACTGAAACGTTCAGTGAGAGTTGGGGAGACAGGTTTCAGAGAAGTTGCTGCTTACCTTCTCGACCATGATCATTTTGCCAATGTGCCCTGTACTGCCCTTGTGAAGGTCAGACATTCTATTTTTAATGTTAATGACAGGGTCAATGGTAGTATGCATCataacaagaaacaaattagCAAGATTGCATCACTGCAGCAGTTCATTCCTCATGATTTTGATGCAAGTGATTATGGAACTTTCAGTTTCCCTGTTGCCGCTGTTCATAGGATTGGGATTTTGGATGTGCGAATTTTAAACACCGACAGACATGCAGGAAATCTTCTGGTCAGGAAGCTTGAAGGGTTTGGAAGGTTTGATCAGGCGGAGCTTTTTCCCATTGATCATGGTCTTTGTCTCCCTGAAAGTTTGGAAGATCCTTATTTTGAATGGATCCATTGGCCTCAGGCATCGATTCCTTTCTCAGAAGACGAACTcagttatatatataatctagaCCCATTTCGAGATTCAGAAATGCTTAGAATGGAACTGCCCATGATTCGAGAAGCATGCTTGCGAGTTTTAGTTCTCTGCACAATCTTTCTCAAGGAAGCGGCAGCTTTTGGTCTTTGTCTAGCAGAGATTGGTGAAATGATGAGTAGGGAATTTCAGGGACACGAAGAAGAGCCTAGTGAGCTTGAGCTTATCTGTATTGAAACAAAGAAACAGTTAGATCAGGAagaattattttcttttgaagCAGAAGTTGTAGACAAGGATGTAATTCAGTTTGAGTTAGAGTGTGAGGTTCAGGATTTGAATTTCAATGCAAACGTAGAAGAGAAACTGTCCGTGATTTCGCCTTTTCAAGTTGGAGCAAGAAATGGAGTCATTAGGAACACACTTTCTAAACTAGAGGAGAGTGtgatggaggaggaggaggagggtgGAAGTGAAGGAGAGTTACCCCCCTTAGGTGGTGATGAATACAATGGTCCTGTGGGAAATGGGGTGCCTAATGTTTCAAACCTGTCTTTGTCTGTGAAAAACACGAGAACTGGTGAAAAAGCTTGGCAGCAATCGGGTGTAAAGCAAAAGAGTGGCTTTTTGGCTGGTACCTCATCTGGAAACACAACTGTGAATGACTTGCCTGCAAGCTCAAGTTTTGTGAAGTTAACAGATATGGATGAAGACAAGTGGAATCAGTTTCTTGAGAATTTCCAGAAGCGGTTAATCCCAGCATTTTCTAATTGCAAACGAAGAAATGTGAGCAAGAAGCAGAGACAGAGACTTGGAACTTCATGCCAATTTTAG
- the LOC137827041 gene encoding uncharacterized protein isoform X1 → MKTRNSEMKITVLSTVLLGCFLVITVQGDSSARVVPAGKVGYKHKLGVSAQEESFVRGGAGHVRKIGLGGKKFSRKEVKYVDFENGKRADGETSKISGATYSDGICNHNAGLKPSGSRDQKNDAQKFVIMGRKQYLKSTKYVIPRSDSTSTNPKSCSQDCNSEQEVFEEARKSSGEKDETQRFAEAAKEIASLIYKDYKGKPSHRPPINNQEPRN, encoded by the exons atGAAAACAAGAAACAGTGAGATGAAGATCACGGTGCTCTCAACAGTTTTACTAGGATGTTTCTTGGTCATCACTGTCCAAGGGGATTCTTCAGCAAGAGTTGTTCCAGCag GTAAGGTAGGATACAAACACAAGCTTGGAGTGTCTGCTCAAGAG GAATCATTTGTGAGAGGTGGAGCTGGTCATGTGAGGAAGATAGGACTTGGAGGGAAGAAATTCAGCAGAAAGGAAGTGAAATATGTTGATTTTGAGAATGGAAAAAGAGCAGATGGAGAGACTTCAAAGATTTCAGGTGCAACCTATTCTGATGGAATAT GTAACCATAATGCTGGTTTGAAGCCTTCTGGATCACGAGACCAAAAGAATGATGCTCAG AAGTTTGTGATAATGGGGCGAAAACAATATTTGAAATCCACCAAATATGTTATCCCAAGGAGTGATTCCACCAGCACTAACCCGAAGTCATGTTCACAAGATTGCAATTCTGAACAAGAAGTTTTTGAAGAAGCAAGAAAAAGTAGTGGTGAAAAAGATGAGACACAGAGATTTGCTGAGGCTGCAAAAGAGATTGCAAGCCTGATATACAAGGATTATAAGGGAAAACCAAGTCACAGGCCACCCATCAATAACCAAGAGCCTAGAAACTGA
- the LOC137823967 gene encoding calcium/calmodulin-regulated receptor-like kinase 2, producing MVDQGDLVVICVSIGVALGVLMACLVYFGIRWYNKRTHLSRSANEPSLTAIPIRTNGLGTSTDFSASLTSSVATYRSPNPSKNSPAGWNHQNKDAFASVSGILRYSYKEIQKATQNFTNTLGEGSFGTVYKATMPTGEVVAVKMLAPNSKQGEKEFLTEVLLLGRLHHRNLVNLLGYCVDKGQLMLVYEFMSNGSLENLLYGDEKELSWDERLQIAVDISHGVEYLHEGAVPPIVHRDLKSANILLDHSMRAKVSDFGLSKEEIFDGRNSGLKGTYGYMDPAYISSSKFTVKSDIYSFGIIIFELITAIHPHQNLMEYINLAAMDYDGVDGILDKQLVGKCNVEEVRQLAKIAHKCLHKSPRKRPSIGEVSQAILGIRQRRLVKEDTMSFASTNFSRSVSQIEEQQIELSRIITMNHREMG from the exons ATGGTTGATCAAGGCGATTTAGTTGTCATATGTGTCTCTATTGGAGTGGCCCTTGGGGTTTTGATGGCTTGCTTAGTGTATTTTGGAATAAGGTGGTACAATAAGCGAACTCATCTTAGCCGATCTGCGAATGAGCCTAGTTTAACAGCTATCCCTATACGAACAAATGGATTAGGAACAAGCACTGACTTCAGTGCTTCCCTCACCAGTTCGGTAGCCACTTATAGATCACCAAATCCTTCAAAAAACTCTCCAGCTGGGTGGAATCATCAGAATAAAGATGCGTTTGCTTCTGTATCAGGCATTCTGAGGTACTCATACAA GGAAATTCAAAAGGCCACACAAAATTTCACAAATACTTTGGGAGAAGGGTCATTTGGCACAGTTTATAAAGCCACAATGCCTACAGGAGAGGTGGTAGCTGTGAAGATGCTTGCACCCAATTCCAAACAAGGGGAGAAAGAATTTCTAACGGAG GTGCTTCTGCTAGGAAGACTGCATCATCGGAATCTTGTGAATTTGTTAGGGTACTGCGTAGATAAAGGACAGCTTATGCTTGTTTACGAGTTCATGAGTAATGGAAGTTTAGAAAACCTTTTATATG GTGATGAAAAAGAATTGAGTTGGGATGAAAGGCTGCAAATTGCTGTTGATATTTCACACGGAGTAGAATACCTTCATGAAGGG GCAGTACCACCCATTGTACATCGTGATTTGAAATCTGCTAATATTCTGCTAGATCACTCAATGAGAGCTAAG GTTTCTGATTTTGGGCTCTCAAAGGAAGAGATCTTTGATGGCCGTAATTCTGGCCTTAAAGGTACATATGGCTACATGGATCCAGCATACATTTCCTCGAGCAAGTTCACAGTGAAGAGTGACATTTACAGTTTTGGTATAATAATTTTTGAGCTCATCACTGCCATCCACCCACATCAAAATTTGATGGAATATATCAAcctt GCTGCAATGGATTACGATGGTGTAGATGGGATTCTTGACAAGCAACTTGTGGGAAAATGCAATGTTGAAGAAGTGAGACAGCTTGCTAAAATTGCACATAAATGTTTGCACAAATCACCTAGGAAACGCCCCTCTATAGGTGAGGTTTCGCAGGCTATATTGGGGATTAGGCAAAGGCGCCTCGTGAAAGAAGACACCATGTCATTTGCAAGCACCAACTTCTCCCGAAGTGTGAGTCAAATAGAGGAACAACAGATTGAATTAAGTAGAATAATCACCATGAACCACAGGGAAATGGGGTGA
- the LOC137826026 gene encoding O-fucosyltransferase 27, with translation MKGELKMKSKMKWVGLFGLVLSAFSIFIHFLLARFTQMGVADYDSSITIFSWRPIFEKPIPITNSPSHRRLWGPVKRLESLYPDSNPQGNYADPVSQTNGFIFVRILGGFHEIRNSICDVVVVARLLNATLAMPEIQSTTSSKGISSQFKSFAYLYNEEQFVLSLAKDVTVVRTLPKDLKGARRKKEIPVFRVPYSASPFYYFHHVLPVLKSHSVVELVVSEGGCLKATLPPDFEEYQRLRCRVSFHALKFRQEIQELSAKILQRLRAPGRPFIAFDPGMTRESLAYHGCAELFQDVHTELIQHKRSWMIKRGIVKGKLLINSAEERLKGSCPLMPEEIGTLLRAYGYSRDAIIYVSGGEVFGGQRMLIPLHAMFENVIDRTSLSTPWEMIRLYGQEVNLVNTPGPPPFTEEVTKRAAWKNAGPRPRPLPPPPARPKSYNIEGWWGWVAESDNEPDNTVMELRTNAHKLLWEAIDYVICVEADVFIPGFDLDGKGHPNFASLVMGHRLYQSAASKTFRLDRKEAAKLLDEIREHMHHANRTWLESVRRHMTKTLLDGIIEASNKSKLQSFLSHPVPECSCSRRDSFEVSKNSSSPSTSQLWKALGVARRCPAWMDSGPVSLSKDKENEEVVVDEDDSVSELFFRQSAENHEGDAEVITKEENQFEDQEDEGGDR, from the exons ATGAAAGGGGAACTCAAAATGAAGTCAAAGATGAAATGGGTTGGCCTCTTTGGCCTTGTGCTCTCTGCTTTCTCTATCTTTATTCACTTCCTTCTTGCTAGATTCACTCAAATGGGTGTTGCTGACTATGACTCCTCCATCACAATCTTCTCTTGGAGACCCATCTTCGAGAAACCAATTCCCATCACAAAT AGTCCTTCTCATAGAAGATTATGGGGTCCGGTGAAGCGTCTTGAATCACTTTATCCGGATTCAAATCCGCAAGGAAATTATGCTG ATCCTGTTTCACAAACAAATGGATTTATTTTTGTCCGGATACTAGGTGGTTTTCATGAGATCAGGAATTCG ATATGTGATGTTGTTGTGGTTGCTCGTCTTCTCAATGCTACATTAGCTATGCCTGAGATCCAATCAACAACCAGCAGCAAGGGAATAAG CTCTCAGTTCAAGAGTTTTGCATACCTATATAATGAAGAGCAATTTGTCCTATCATTAGCAAAAGACGTCACTGTTGTGAGAACTCTTCCAAAAGACCTAAAAGGTGCaaggagaaagaaagagatTCCTGTTTTTAGAGTTCCATATTCAGCAtcacctttttattattttcatcatgTTCTCCCTGTATTAAAGTCACATTCGGTGGTTGAACTAGTTGTTTCTGAAGGTGGATGCTTGAAG GCCACTCTTCCTCCCGATTTTGAAGAATATCAAAGGTTGAGATGCAGAGTATCTTTTCACGCTCTTAAGTTTCGACAAGAAATCCAGGAACTTTCTGCTAAGATTTTGCAGAG GTTACGAGCTCCTGGCCGTCCATTCATTGCATTTGACCCTGGCATGACTAGAGAATCTTTAGCGTATCATGGTTGTGCAGAACTGTTCCAG GATGTACATACTGAACTTATTCAACACAAACGGTCTTGGATGATTAAACGTGGCATTGTCAAGGGGAAGCTTTTAATCAACTCAGCCGAGGAAAGACTAAAAGGTTCCTGTCCATTAATGCCCGAGGAG ATTGGTACTCTTCTGCGCGCATATGGATACTCAAGGGATGCGATTATATATGTATCTGGGGGAGAAGTCTTTGGTGGTCAAAGAATGTTGATTCCTCTTCATGCTATGTTCGAAAATGTTATTGATAGAACTTCTCTAAGCACTCCTTGGGAGATGATTAGGCTCTATGGGCAAGAGGTGAACCTTGTTAATACTCCTGGACCACCACCTTTCACTGAAGAAGTGACAAAGCGTGCAGCTTGGAAAAATGCAGGTCCACGCCCTCGCCCACTTCCTCCACCTCCAGCAAGGCCAAAATCATACAACATAGAAGGTTGGTGGGGTTGGGTTGCTGAGAGTGATAATGAGCCTGATAATACAGTTATGGAACTGAGGACCAATGCCCATAAATTACTATGGGAGGCTATTGATTATGTGATTTGTGTTGAAGCTGATGTATTCATCCCTGGATTTGACCTTGATGGGAAGGGGCATCCAAATTTTGCTAGCTTGGTGATGGGGCACAGGTTATATCAGTCAGCAGCATCAAAGACATTTAGACTTGACAG AAAGGAAGCTGCTAAACTTTTAGACGAGATTCGGGAGCACATGCATCATGCAAATCGTACGTGGTTAGAATCGGTTCGCAGGCATATGACAAAAACATTACTTGATGGAATTATAGAAGCATCAAATAAATCAAAGCTGCAATCCTTTCTCTCTCATCCAGTACCCGAATGCTCCTGTTCACGGCGTGACTCCTTTGAAGTATCAAAGAATTCTTCTAGCCCCTCCACTTCCCAGTTATGGAAAGCTCTTGGCGTTGCTCGCCGGTGTCCTGCATGGATGGACAGCGGTCCAGTTTCTCTATCAAAAGATAAGGAAAATGAAGAGGTTGTTGTAGATGAGGATGATTCTGTATCCGAGTTATTCTTTAGACAAAGTGCTGAAAATCATGAAGGTGATGCAGAAGTGATCACTAAAGAAGAAAATCAATTTGAGGATCAAGAAGATGAGGGTGGGGATAGGTGA
- the LOC137827041 gene encoding uncharacterized protein isoform X3 codes for MKTRNSEMKITVLSTVLLGCFLVITVQGDSSARVVPAGKVGYKHKLGVSAQEESFVRGGAGHVRKIGLGGKKFSRKEVKYVDFENGKRADGETSKISGNHNAGLKPSGSRDQKNDAQKFVIMGRKQYLKSTKYVIPRSDSTSTNPKSCSQDCNSEQEVFEEARKSSGEKDETQRFAEAAKEIASLIYKDYKGKPSHRPPINNQEPRN; via the exons atGAAAACAAGAAACAGTGAGATGAAGATCACGGTGCTCTCAACAGTTTTACTAGGATGTTTCTTGGTCATCACTGTCCAAGGGGATTCTTCAGCAAGAGTTGTTCCAGCag GTAAGGTAGGATACAAACACAAGCTTGGAGTGTCTGCTCAAGAG GAATCATTTGTGAGAGGTGGAGCTGGTCATGTGAGGAAGATAGGACTTGGAGGGAAGAAATTCAGCAGAAAGGAAGTGAAATATGTTGATTTTGAGAATGGAAAAAGAGCAGATGGAGAGACTTCAAAGATTTCAG GTAACCATAATGCTGGTTTGAAGCCTTCTGGATCACGAGACCAAAAGAATGATGCTCAG AAGTTTGTGATAATGGGGCGAAAACAATATTTGAAATCCACCAAATATGTTATCCCAAGGAGTGATTCCACCAGCACTAACCCGAAGTCATGTTCACAAGATTGCAATTCTGAACAAGAAGTTTTTGAAGAAGCAAGAAAAAGTAGTGGTGAAAAAGATGAGACACAGAGATTTGCTGAGGCTGCAAAAGAGATTGCAAGCCTGATATACAAGGATTATAAGGGAAAACCAAGTCACAGGCCACCCATCAATAACCAAGAGCCTAGAAACTGA
- the LOC137827041 gene encoding uncharacterized protein isoform X4, producing the protein MKTRNSEMKITVLSTVLLGCFLVITVQGDSSARVVPAGKVGYKHKLGVSAQEESFVRGGAGHVRKIGLGGKKFSRKEVKYVDFENGKRADGETSKISGNHNAGLKPSGSRDQKNDAQFVIMGRKQYLKSTKYVIPRSDSTSTNPKSCSQDCNSEQEVFEEARKSSGEKDETQRFAEAAKEIASLIYKDYKGKPSHRPPINNQEPRN; encoded by the exons atGAAAACAAGAAACAGTGAGATGAAGATCACGGTGCTCTCAACAGTTTTACTAGGATGTTTCTTGGTCATCACTGTCCAAGGGGATTCTTCAGCAAGAGTTGTTCCAGCag GTAAGGTAGGATACAAACACAAGCTTGGAGTGTCTGCTCAAGAG GAATCATTTGTGAGAGGTGGAGCTGGTCATGTGAGGAAGATAGGACTTGGAGGGAAGAAATTCAGCAGAAAGGAAGTGAAATATGTTGATTTTGAGAATGGAAAAAGAGCAGATGGAGAGACTTCAAAGATTTCAG GTAACCATAATGCTGGTTTGAAGCCTTCTGGATCACGAGACCAAAAGAATGATGCTCAG TTTGTGATAATGGGGCGAAAACAATATTTGAAATCCACCAAATATGTTATCCCAAGGAGTGATTCCACCAGCACTAACCCGAAGTCATGTTCACAAGATTGCAATTCTGAACAAGAAGTTTTTGAAGAAGCAAGAAAAAGTAGTGGTGAAAAAGATGAGACACAGAGATTTGCTGAGGCTGCAAAAGAGATTGCAAGCCTGATATACAAGGATTATAAGGGAAAACCAAGTCACAGGCCACCCATCAATAACCAAGAGCCTAGAAACTGA